In Mercurialis annua linkage group LG6, ddMerAnnu1.2, whole genome shotgun sequence, the following are encoded in one genomic region:
- the LOC126685999 gene encoding protein ABIL2-like isoform X1 — MAAATASREASNYDEVSMQQSLLFSDSLKDLKNLRTQLYSAAEYFELSYTNDDQKQMVVETLKDYAIKALVNTVDHLGSVTYKVNDLLDEKVDEVSGTKFRVSCIEQRLKTCQEYIDHEGITQQSLVINTPKYHKRYILPVGETMHGAICTKSKYLGCSLDDEDDWHQFRNAVRATITEPTTAPVRRGRSPSPSPQPPQRSATFSFTSTMPKKELDKRSVSPYRFPLLRSGSVSSRPTTPNSSQPATPNSAAGRRRYPSEPRKSISMRIPAEKENTKDIEHHPSKSKRLLKALLSRRKSKKDDMLYTYLDEY, encoded by the exons ATGGCTGCAGCTACTGCCTCTAGGGAGGCATCAAATTACGATGAGGTTTCTATGCAGCAGAGTTTGCTCTTTTCCGATAGTCTCAAG GATCTGAAGAATCTGAGAACACAGTTGTATTCAGCAGCTGAGTATTTTGAACTATCCTACACCAACGATGACCAAAAACAGAT GGTAGTGGAGACATTGAAAGATTACGCAATAAAAGCTCTAGTGAATACTGTGGACCATTTGGGTTCCGTCACATATAAGGTTAATGATCTCTTGGATGAGAAGGTTGACGAAGTTTCTGGAACAAAATTCCGTGTATCTTGCATTGAACAG AGACTAAAAACATGTCAAGAATATATTGATCATGAAGGCATCACTCAACAGTCACTGGTgataaatacaccaaaatacCACAAGCGCTACATCTTGCCAG TTGGGGAGACGATGCATGGAGCAATTTGCACCAAATCAAAGTACTTAGGGTGCAGTCTAGACGATGAAGATGATTGGCATCAGTTCCGGAATg CTGTTCGAGCTACAATTACGGAACCTACAACAGCTCCTGTCAG AAGAGGGCGTTCCCCATCACCTTCTCCGCAACCTCCTCAGCGATCTGCAACGTTTTCGTTTACGTCTACTATGCCCAAGAAAGAATTAG ATAAGCGATCAGTATCACCATATCGTTTTCCGCTGCTGCGTTCCGGGTCTGTGTCAAGTAGGCCAACGACACCAAACAGCAGCCAGCCAGCAACTCCAAATTCTGCTGCTGGAAGGCGACGG TATCCTTCAGAACCTCGGAAATCGATTTCAATGCGTATTCCGGCTGAAAAGGAAAATACGAAAGACATTGAGCATCACCCCAGCAAAAGTAAACGGCTCCTCAAGGCGCTACTAAGTCGGCGTAAATCGAAGAAAGACGATATGCTTTATACCTATTTGGATGAATATTGA
- the LOC126685997 gene encoding uncharacterized protein LOC126685997 isoform X2 — protein sequence MGGSSETRFLQELVLYAASAALSCLVLFAGLRHLDPNREASKKALEQKKEIAKRLGRPLIQTTPYEDVIACDVINPDRIDVEFDSIGGLETIKQALYELVILPLRRPELFSYGKLLGPQKGVLLFGPPGTGKTMLAKAIAKESGAVFINVKISNLMSKWFGDAQKLVAAVFSLAYKLQPAIIFIDEVDSFLGQRRTTDHEALTNMKTEFMALWDGFTTDQNARVMVLAATNRPSELDEAILRRLPQAFEIGIPDRKSRASILKVILKDERVDENIDFDYIAGLCEGYTGSDLLELCKKAAYFAIRDLLDEEKKGKLCSAPRPLTQKDMEKVLATSTKTRIAASEYTRSTSQPAGWSRQSDDYQEKTEENQAE from the exons ATGGGAGGTTCATCGGAAACAAGATTTTTGCAAGAATTAGTATTATACGCAGCCAGTGCAGCCCTAAGTTGTCTGGTATTGTTCGCGGGGCTCCGACATCTCGACCCGAACCGTGAAGCATCTAAGAAGGCCCTTGAGCAGAAGAAGGAAATCGCTAAGCGGTTGGGTCGCCCTCTTATCCAGACTACTCCCTATGAG GATGTGATAGCTTGTGATGTGATTAATCCTGACCGTATTGATGTCGAATTTGACTCTATTGGAGGATTGGAAACTATTAAACAAGCTTTGTATGAGTTGGTGATTCTTCCGCTTCGAAGGCCTGAGCTCTTTTCGTACGGGAAGCTTCTTGGACCGCAAAAAGGGGTCTTGCTATTTGGACCGCCGGGTACTGGTAAAACTATGCTTGCCAAAGCTATAGCGAAAGAGTCTGGAGCTGTTTTTATCAATGTTAAGATCTCTAATCTGATGAGCAAGTGGTTTGGTGATGCGCAAAAGCTTG TGGCTGCCGTTTTTAGCCTGGCTTATAAACTTCAGCCTGCTATCATATTTATTGATGAGGTTGACAGTTTCCTGGGTCAACGTCGCACAACTGATCACGAGGCATTAACAAATATGAAGACAGAGTTCATGGCTTTGTGGGATGGTTTTACCACTGACC AGAATGCCCGAGTGATGGTTCTTGCTGCAACTAATCGCCCATCCGAACTTGATGAAGCAATACTTCGGCGCCTACCCCAGGCCTTTGAGATTGGGATTCCTGATCGCAAATCTAGGGCTTCTATATTGAAGGTTATATTGAAGGATGAGAGAGTAGATGAGAACATCGACTTTGATTATATTGCTGGCTTATGTGAGGGTTACACCGGCTCTGATCTTCTTGAACTCTGCAAGAAAGCGGCTTACTTTGCTATCAGGGATTTACTGGATGAGGAGAAGAAGGGGAAATTATGCAGT GCACCAAGGCCATTGACTCAAAAAGATATGGAGAAAGTTCTTGCTACATCAACTAAGACAAGGATTGCTGCAAGTGAGTATACTAGATCAACGTCCCAACCTGCTGGATGGTCTCGACAGTCAGACGATTACCAG GAGAAAACCGAAGAAAACCAAGCCGAGTAG
- the LOC126685993 gene encoding AAA-ATPase At2g46620-like gives MISNKLFLIFLYTMVVILLLYFLSKTSFLQIISRYLRSFESNFHVYQFYKIPQFNEHFQENQLYRQVSAYLGSLPAMEDSDFTNLVSGPKFNDITLRLDANRPIEDHFLSARVWWSNEKSEKTLVLKLRRKDKKRILRPYLQHILSIVDEIEQRKKEIKLYMNLDQENGRWRCVPFTHPATMDTVVMNLEMKNKVKADLETFLKSKQYYHKLGRVWKRSYLLYGESGTGKSSFIAAMAKFLNFDVYYIDYSKVSDDSDLSSLLLQTTSRSMIVIEDLDRLLTDKSKSKSISLSGVLNFMDGIVSCSGEERVMVFTMNSKDQIVDQAVMRPGRIDVHIHFPLCDFAAFKNLASSYLGVKEHKLFPQVEEIFQSGGPSLSPAEIGEIMSSNRTSPTRALKSVISAMQNNNNSANTQRLSQSRSVRTGNHQESVDEAAEGGVFCRESVHTVKEFGKLYGLLRMGSRRKEEILDLGSVDKEKKESSKHGT, from the coding sequence ATGATCTCCAACAAAttatttcttatatttttatataccatGGTTGTGATTTTACTCTTATATTTCTTATCAAAAACATCTTTTTTACAAATTATTTCAAGATATTTAAGATCATTTGAATCCAATTTTCATGTGTATCAATTCTACAAAATTCCACAATTCAATGAACATTTTCAAGAAAATCAACTCTACCGTCAAGTCTCCGCTTATCTCGGCTCGTTGCCTGCGATGGAAGATTCCGACTTCACCAACCTCGTTTCGGGTCCGAAGTTCAACGATATCACACTCCGTCTCGACGCGAATCGACCGATTGAAGATCATTTTTTAAGTGCTAGAGTGTGGTGGAGCAATGAAAAATCTGAAAAAACTTTGGTGTTGAAGCTTAGGAGAAAAGATAAGAAGAGAATTTTGAGGCCTTATTTGCAGCATATTCTTTCAATTGTTGATGAGATTgaacaaagaaaaaaagagatcAAACTCTACATGAATCTTGATCAAGAAAACGGACGGTGGAGATGTGTTCCGTTTACACATCCGGCCACCATGGACACGGTGGTTATGAATCTTGAAATGAAAAACAAGGTAAAAGCTGACCTTGAAACTTTCTTGAAATCAAAACAGTATTATCATAAACTCGGACGTGTTTGGAAACGGAGTTATCTTCTTTACGGAGAGTCCGGAACGGGGAAGTCGAGTTTTATTGCAGCCATGGCtaaatttctcaattttgatGTGTATTATATTGATTATTCTAAGGTTAGTGATGATTCTGATTTAAGTTCGCTTCTGTTACAAACCACGAGTCGGTCCATGATCGTTATCGAGGATCTTGATCGATTATTGACGGATAAATCGAAGTCAAAGTCTATAAGTTTATCCGGGGTATTGAATTTTATGGATGGAATCGTTTCGTGTTCCGGAGAGGAACGAGTTATGGTGTTTACGATGAATTCTAAGGATCAAATCGTCGATCAAGCGGTAATGAGACCAGGGCGGATTGATGTTCATATACATTTTCCGCTATGTGATTTCGCTGCGTTCAAGAATTTGGCGAGTAGTTACTTGGGAGTCAAGGAACACAAGCTTTTCCCTCAAGTAGAAGAGATTTTTCAAAGCGGAGGACCAAGTTTAAGCCCTGCTGAGATTGGTGAGATCATGAGTTCGAATCGAACTTCCCCGACTCGGGCTTTGAAATCGGTGATTTCGGCAAtgcaaaacaataataatagtGCCAATACTCAAAGGCTGAGTCAGAGTAGATCGGTTCGGACGGGTAATCATCAAGAGAGTGTAGATGAAGCTGCTGAAGGAGGTGTGTTTTGTAGAGAAAGTGTTCATACTGTAAAAGAATTTGGAAAATTGTATGGACTTTTGAGGATGGGAAgtagaagaaaagaagaaattttgGACTTGGGTTCAGTAGATAAGGAGAAAAAGGAATCATCTAAGCATGGAACTTAA
- the LOC126686002 gene encoding rhodanese-like domain-containing protein 14, chloroplastic, producing MAAISSSSSSSYLYPSFQSSFSSKSAHLSLCIRPNGSVSGQINSRKVSKSLRISNAATKTAKTPVEEEWKVKREVLVQKKVRSVDVKEALRLQKENNFVILDVRPEAEFNEGHPPGAINVQIYRLIKEWTAWDIARRLAFAFFGIFSGTEENPEFLQLVESKIDKSSKIIVACSSGGTTKPTQNLPQGQQSRSLIAAYVLVLNGYKNVFHLEGGLYRWFKEGLPSDSVETESSSPVV from the exons atggctgCAATCAGCTCAAGTTCATCTTCTTCGTACTTGTATCCGAGTTTTCAATCATCTTTCTCTTCGAAATCGGCACATTTATCGCTGTGTATCAGACCGAATGGATCCGTTAGTGGACAAATAAATTCGCGTAAAGTTTCGAAGAGCCTAAGAATCTCAAATGCTGCAACAAAAACTGCAAAAACGCCAG TGGAAGAAGAATGGAAGGTAAAGAGAGAAGTTCTGGTGCAGAAAAAGGTGAGGAGTGTGGATGTTAAAGAAGCTCTCAGACTTCAGAAggaaaataattttgtgattctTGATGTCCGTCCTGAAGCTGAATTCAATGAG GGTCATCCACCAGGTGCAATAAATGTGCAAATTTATAGGCTAATAAAGGAATGGACAGCATGGGACATTGCTAGGCGACTTGCTTTTGCATTTTTCGGAATATTTTCAGGCACCGAAGAGAACCCCGAGTTTCTACAGC TTGTGGAATCAAAGATTGACAAAAGCAGCAAGATCATAGTGGCTTGCTCATCTGGAGGTACTACCAAGCCAACCCAAAATCTTCCTCAAGGTCAACAATCAAG ATCACTGATAGCAGCCTATGTGTTGGTCCTGAATGGATACAAAAATGTGTTCCACTTAGAAGGAGGGCTTTATAGATGGTTCAAAGAGGGGTTGCCTTCAGATTCTGTAGAGACTGAATCATCTTCACCAGTTGTATAA
- the LOC126685997 gene encoding uncharacterized protein LOC126685997 isoform X1 — translation MGGSSETRFLQELVLYAASAALSCLVLFAGLRHLDPNREASKKALEQKKEIAKRLGRPLIQTTPYEDVIACDVINPDRIDVEFDSIGGLETIKQALYELVILPLRRPELFSYGKLLGPQKGVLLFGPPGTGKTMLAKAIAKESGAVFINVKISNLMSKWFGDAQKLVAAVFSLAYKLQPAIIFIDEVDSFLGQRRTTDHEALTNMKTEFMALWDGFTTDQNARVMVLAATNRPSELDEAILRRLPQAFEIGIPDRKSRASILKVILKDERVDENIDFDYIAGLCEGYTGSDLLELCKKAAYFAIRDLLDEEKKGKLCSAPRPLTQKDMEKVLATSTKTRIAASEYTRSTSQPAGWSRQSDDYQVQATINELSKLVVSQIMNLQPDSDSQES, via the exons ATGGGAGGTTCATCGGAAACAAGATTTTTGCAAGAATTAGTATTATACGCAGCCAGTGCAGCCCTAAGTTGTCTGGTATTGTTCGCGGGGCTCCGACATCTCGACCCGAACCGTGAAGCATCTAAGAAGGCCCTTGAGCAGAAGAAGGAAATCGCTAAGCGGTTGGGTCGCCCTCTTATCCAGACTACTCCCTATGAG GATGTGATAGCTTGTGATGTGATTAATCCTGACCGTATTGATGTCGAATTTGACTCTATTGGAGGATTGGAAACTATTAAACAAGCTTTGTATGAGTTGGTGATTCTTCCGCTTCGAAGGCCTGAGCTCTTTTCGTACGGGAAGCTTCTTGGACCGCAAAAAGGGGTCTTGCTATTTGGACCGCCGGGTACTGGTAAAACTATGCTTGCCAAAGCTATAGCGAAAGAGTCTGGAGCTGTTTTTATCAATGTTAAGATCTCTAATCTGATGAGCAAGTGGTTTGGTGATGCGCAAAAGCTTG TGGCTGCCGTTTTTAGCCTGGCTTATAAACTTCAGCCTGCTATCATATTTATTGATGAGGTTGACAGTTTCCTGGGTCAACGTCGCACAACTGATCACGAGGCATTAACAAATATGAAGACAGAGTTCATGGCTTTGTGGGATGGTTTTACCACTGACC AGAATGCCCGAGTGATGGTTCTTGCTGCAACTAATCGCCCATCCGAACTTGATGAAGCAATACTTCGGCGCCTACCCCAGGCCTTTGAGATTGGGATTCCTGATCGCAAATCTAGGGCTTCTATATTGAAGGTTATATTGAAGGATGAGAGAGTAGATGAGAACATCGACTTTGATTATATTGCTGGCTTATGTGAGGGTTACACCGGCTCTGATCTTCTTGAACTCTGCAAGAAAGCGGCTTACTTTGCTATCAGGGATTTACTGGATGAGGAGAAGAAGGGGAAATTATGCAGT GCACCAAGGCCATTGACTCAAAAAGATATGGAGAAAGTTCTTGCTACATCAACTAAGACAAGGATTGCTGCAAGTGAGTATACTAGATCAACGTCCCAACCTGCTGGATGGTCTCGACAGTCAGACGATTACCAGGTTCAAGCCACAATTAATGAACTCTCTAAGCTTGTAGTTTCTCAAATAATGAACCTTCAGCCAGATTCAGATTCCCAGGAATCTTaa
- the LOC126685999 gene encoding protein ABIL2-like isoform X2 has protein sequence MAAATASREASNYDEVSMQQSLLFSDSLKDLKNLRTQLYSAAEYFELSYTNDDQKQMVVETLKDYAIKALVNTVDHLGSVTYKVNDLLDEKVDEVSGTKFRVSCIEQRLKTCQEYIDHEGITQQSLVINTPKYHKRYILPVGETMHGAICTKSKYLGCSLDDEDDWHQFRNAVRATITEPTTAPVRGRSPSPSPQPPQRSATFSFTSTMPKKELDKRSVSPYRFPLLRSGSVSSRPTTPNSSQPATPNSAAGRRRYPSEPRKSISMRIPAEKENTKDIEHHPSKSKRLLKALLSRRKSKKDDMLYTYLDEY, from the exons ATGGCTGCAGCTACTGCCTCTAGGGAGGCATCAAATTACGATGAGGTTTCTATGCAGCAGAGTTTGCTCTTTTCCGATAGTCTCAAG GATCTGAAGAATCTGAGAACACAGTTGTATTCAGCAGCTGAGTATTTTGAACTATCCTACACCAACGATGACCAAAAACAGAT GGTAGTGGAGACATTGAAAGATTACGCAATAAAAGCTCTAGTGAATACTGTGGACCATTTGGGTTCCGTCACATATAAGGTTAATGATCTCTTGGATGAGAAGGTTGACGAAGTTTCTGGAACAAAATTCCGTGTATCTTGCATTGAACAG AGACTAAAAACATGTCAAGAATATATTGATCATGAAGGCATCACTCAACAGTCACTGGTgataaatacaccaaaatacCACAAGCGCTACATCTTGCCAG TTGGGGAGACGATGCATGGAGCAATTTGCACCAAATCAAAGTACTTAGGGTGCAGTCTAGACGATGAAGATGATTGGCATCAGTTCCGGAATg CTGTTCGAGCTACAATTACGGAACCTACAACAGCTCCTGTCAG AGGGCGTTCCCCATCACCTTCTCCGCAACCTCCTCAGCGATCTGCAACGTTTTCGTTTACGTCTACTATGCCCAAGAAAGAATTAG ATAAGCGATCAGTATCACCATATCGTTTTCCGCTGCTGCGTTCCGGGTCTGTGTCAAGTAGGCCAACGACACCAAACAGCAGCCAGCCAGCAACTCCAAATTCTGCTGCTGGAAGGCGACGG TATCCTTCAGAACCTCGGAAATCGATTTCAATGCGTATTCCGGCTGAAAAGGAAAATACGAAAGACATTGAGCATCACCCCAGCAAAAGTAAACGGCTCCTCAAGGCGCTACTAAGTCGGCGTAAATCGAAGAAAGACGATATGCTTTATACCTATTTGGATGAATATTGA
- the LOC126685992 gene encoding metal-nicotianamine transporter YSL3-like: MSMEEMKEIEENVTEEELRNSRITPWFKQITIRGIIASIIIGIIYSVIVMKLNLTTGLVPNLNVSAALIAFVFIRTWTKLLHKAGFVTKPFTPQENTIIQTCSVACYSISVGGGFGSYLLGLNRKTYEQAGIGTPGNGPGTVKEPGFAWMTAFLFVSSFVGLLALVPLRKIMIIDYKLTYPSGTATAVLINGFHTPKGDQLARKQVHGFIKFFSMSFLWAFFQWFYTGVEKCGFVQFPTFGLKAWQNSFYFDFSATYIGAGMICSHIVNLSLLLGAVVSWGIMWPLIGDRKGDWFLATLPQSSMKSLNGYKVFISISLILGDGLYNFLKIIFITANNIRAAAKNNKLKLPSEEQNKVADDLGRNEVFMRETIPVWVAFLGYIIFSIISIIVIPLMFPELKWYFVVVAYILAPSLSFCNAYGAGLTDMNMAYNYGKVALFVLAAVAGQNNGVVAGLVGCGLIKSIVSISSDLMHDFKTGHLTLTSPRSMLVSQAIGTAIGCVVAPLTFLLFYKAFDVGNPDGEYKAPYAIVYRNMAILGVEGFSALPGHCLQLCYGFFAFAILANLVRDKSPKHIGKWIPLPMAMAVPFLVGAYFAIDMCVGSLVVFIWHKVNSRKANLMIPAVASGLICGDGLWILPSSLLALAKIRPPMCMNFLATK; the protein is encoded by the exons ATGAGTATGGAAGAAATGAAGGAGATTGAGGAGAATGTTACTGAAGAAGAATTAAGAAATTCAAGAATTACTCCATGGTTTAAACAGATTACAATTAGGGGAATTATAGCAAGTATTATAATTGGTATAATTTACAGTGTGATTGTGATGAAGCTGAATCTAACCACAGGGTTAGTGCCTAATCTGAATGTTTCAGCTGCACTAATAGCTTTTGTTTTCATAAGAACATGGACTAAGCTTCTTCATAAGGCTGGATTTGTAACCAAACCCTTCACTCCACAAGAGAATACTATTATTCAGACTTGTTCTGTTGCCTGTTACAGTATTTCAGTTGGAG GTGGTTTTGGGTCTTATCTGTTGGGTTTGAACAGAAAGACGTATGAACAAGCCGGTATTGGTACGCCCGGGAATGGTCCCGGGACTGTAAAGGAACCCGGGTTTGCTTGGATGACTGCTTTTCTGTTTGTTAGCAGCTTTGTTGGGTTGCTCGCATTGGTTCCTCTTCGGAAG ATCATGATAATCGACTACAAGTTAACTTATCCGAGTGGAACTGCTACTGCCGTTCTCATTAATGGTTTTCACACTCCTAAAGGAGATCAGCTTGCTAG GAAGCAGGTTCATGGTTTCATAAAGTTCTTTTCGATGAGCTTCTTATGGGCTTTCTTTCAGTGGTTCTACACTGGTGTAGAGAAATGCGGATTTGTCCAATTTCCGACATTTGGTTTGAAAGCTTGGCAAAACTC ATTTTACTTCGATTTCAGTGCGACTTACATTGGAGCAGGAATGATCTGCTCCCATATTGTGAATTTGTCTTTGCTTCTTGGAGCGGTAGTTTCTTGGGGAATAATGTGGCCACTCATCGGTGATCGGAAAGGAGATTGGTTTCTTGCCACTTTACCTCAAAGCAGTATGAAGAGTCTAAACGGTTACAAG GTTTTTATTTCGATTTCTCTCATATTAGGCGATGGCCTCTATAATTTTCTCAAGATAATATTTATCACTGCCAATAACATCCGCGCAGCTGCAAAGAATAACAAACTCAAATTGC CTTCAGAAGAGCAGAATAAAGTTGCTGATGATCTTGGAAGAAATGAAGTGTTCATGAGAGAGACGATACCGGTTTGGGTAGCGTTTTTAGGGTACATAATATTCTCCATCATCTCCATCATTGTGATCCCGCTCATGTTTCCGGAGCTAAAATGGTACTTTGTAGTGGTAGCCTATATTCTTGCACCATCTCTTAGCTTCTGCAACGCTTATGGTGCCGGTCTAACTGATATGAACATGGCGTATAATTACGGAAAGGTGGCTCTCTTCGTACTTGCAGCCGTTGCCGGACAAAATAACGGTGTGGTTGCCGGGCTTGTGGGTTGTGGTTTGATTAAATCTATTGTTTCCATATCTTCTGATTTGATGCACGATTTCAAGACGGGTCATCTGACTCTAACTTCCCCGCGATCCATGCTTGTTAGTCAAGCCATTGGGACCGCAATAGGCTGTGTGGTGGCTCCATTGACCTTCCTTCTCTTCTATAAGGCATTTGATGTGGGGAACCCCGACGGAGAGTATAAAGCTCCGTATGCCATCGTCTACCGAAACATGGCGATTCTCGGTGTCGAAGGCTTCTCGGCCCTTCCTGGGCATTGTCTGCAGCTCTGTTACGGGTTTTTCGCGTTCGCTATATTGGCAAATTTGGTGAGAGATAAATCACCTAAGCATATCGGCAAATGGATCCCTCTTCCTATGGCTATGGCCGTGCCGTTCCTCGTCGGAGCGTACTTTGCGATCGACATGTGCGTCGGAAGCTTAGTTGTGTTCATTTGGCACAAAGTAAACAGCAGAAAAGCAAATCTGATGATTCCTGCAGTAGCCTCTGGCTTGATATGTGGTGATGGGCTATGGATTCTTCCCTCATCTCTCCTTGCTTTGGCTAAAATTCGTCCACCAATGTGCATGAATTTCTTGGCaacaaaatga